A region of the Peredibacter starrii genome:
TTTTTATTGTTTATGGATTGTCACTGATCACTTCTTTATTTGGATTTTTTACCAGAACATCATTGGTAATCGCGCTACTTTGTATGACTAGTTTTCACCAGCGTACGATTTGGTATTTGAGTTCATCAGAAGTCTTGATGCGAACGATCACTTTACTCCTAGTGTTCTCGCCATGTGGACACACGTTGTCAGTAGATTCAATACTTGGAAAATACTTTCCAAGATTTAAACAACCAAGAGACTGGCCTGTGTGGGCACTACGCCTGATTCAAATTCAATTATCTGTAGTCTATCTTTGGACCGTTTGGCACAAGCTAAAAGGTGAGACATGGCTTGATGGCACCGCAGTTTATTATGCGACACGTGTAGAAAGCCTTGGGAATTTTTCTATTCCTTTTCTTTTTAACTCTCTTCCTGCAATGAAATTCATGACCTGGGGAACTCTGGTGATAGAATTCGCTCTGGGTGCCTTAATCTGGAATCAAAAGCTACGTAAACCCATTATTCTAATTGGTCTCTTCTTTCATCTTGCTCTTCTTTACGTCATGGGCATCTGGTTTGAGTTTTATTTGATGGCCCTCTTGATAAACTTCTATAGACCAGAAGAATTAAAGGCCTTTGTAGTGAAGAAAGCCGACGCATTGGTTTTAGGCATTCAAGAAACAAACTTAACAGCTGCTATTAAAGAAAGAATGATCCGAACTTTGAGAGGTCAGGCATGAAACGAATTGGCAGGTATTGTTTAAATGTCGTGATTGTTTGCTATCTCTGCATCATATATTTCGCGGGAGTTCCGGAAACGAACACTCTTAATTACCGTATGAAGCAGAAGATGACTTCGGTAGCTATGGTCTTGGGGATCTGGCCGAGTTGGTCAATGTTTGCTCCAAATCCTATCAAGTTTGATTCTAAAAGTTATGTTGAAGTAACCTATAAGGATGGAACTATAAAAGAATATGATGTTGAGAAAAAAACCACTGGTATTCTAGCGCCTTTTAGAAAAGCTCGTTGGATGAAGTACTCACAGGATAACCTGCGAAATCCGAAACAAAAAGGTCTCTTGGCCCCAGCGATCAGACATTTCGTCCATAAATACGACAGCAAGGAAAATCCTGTTGTTAGTGTTAAAATCAATCGCAAATGGTCTGAAGTGCATCCTTTTTCTAATAAATCCATCCATTCCATTTACCAAACTCCTAGAAAAGAAATGAATGAGATCCTGGTGACTCAAAAAGTTGAGAGGTAAGTATGTTTTCTCTTAAAAGCTTTACGGATGGCTGGAACAGATTTTTTTACAGTCAAACCGATGCGACCGCGCTTTGCTTATTCCGAATTATGTTCGGATTTTTCCTCTTTTTAAATGGTATTAGTCTTGTTGAAGATTTCGAGGCATGGTTTGGTATCGGTGACAACTCGCTCGTTCCTCTTTTCGATTCTTTTACTTTTTACGGTGACGCTCGGATCAATATCTTCAAATGGCTTTCTCCGACCGAACTTTCGGCCTGGTTCGTTCTTATCACTTATATTGTGACTTCTATTGGAGTTATGATCGGATTTAAGACCCGAATCTCGACTATCATCTGTTTTGTTTTAATGGTGTCCCTGCAGAATAGGAATTACGCTATTTTAAATAGTGGTGACACGATAATGAGATGCCTGCTGTTTTTAATGATCTTTGCTCCTACACAGGTGAAGTTTTCAGTGGACGCTTATCTCAGGGAAAAATCTGGCGAGCCTTACAAACCAGATATCCTCATCTTGCCACTTCGATTAATGCAGTTACAGTTTTCTCTGGTTTACTTCGCGACCACGCTATTTAAGTTGAAAGGTTATGATTGGGTGGATGGTACAGCAGTTTACTACACCTCGAGGCTCGTGAATTTTCAAAGAATAGTCCTTCCATTTGTATTTGATTTTCCTTCTCTCGTTAAGTTTGCCACCTGGTCCGCACTTTTCATTGAATTTGCCATGGGAACTCTGGTTTGGGTCAAAGAATTAAGAATCTGGGTCCTTCTTTCTGGTATTCTTCTTCACCTGGGAATTGAAGTTTCGATGAGCATCGGGTTTTTTGAGTGGGTGATGATTGCCGGGTACATCCTCTTCCTGGAACCAGACGAGGTCAGATGGTTCACCACCAGGTTCAAACGATT
Encoded here:
- a CDS encoding HTTM domain-containing protein translates to MFSLGRALRSYDKFFFEVKPTEGIALFRIVWIGLILIQFLFDVNNVSDFYGPHALISLSTVKEQFPFVHANLFHFFNPSYEVTYGLFIVYGLSLITSLFGFFTRTSLVIALLCMTSFHQRTIWYLSSSEVLMRTITLLLVFSPCGHTLSVDSILGKYFPRFKQPRDWPVWALRLIQIQLSVVYLWTVWHKLKGETWLDGTAVYYATRVESLGNFSIPFLFNSLPAMKFMTWGTLVIEFALGALIWNQKLRKPIILIGLFFHLALLYVMGIWFEFYLMALLINFYRPEELKAFVVKKADALVLGIQETNLTAAIKERMIRTLRGQA
- a CDS encoding HTTM domain-containing protein, whose translation is MFGFFLFLNGISLVEDFEAWFGIGDNSLVPLFDSFTFYGDARINIFKWLSPTELSAWFVLITYIVTSIGVMIGFKTRISTIICFVLMVSLQNRNYAILNSGDTIMRCLLFLMIFAPTQVKFSVDAYLREKSGEPYKPDILILPLRLMQLQFSLVYFATTLFKLKGYDWVDGTAVYYTSRLVNFQRIVLPFVFDFPSLVKFATWSALFIEFAMGTLVWVKELRIWVLLSGILLHLGIEVSMSIGFFEWVMIAGYILFLEPDEVRWFTTRFKRLLPEKMLVRN